Below is a window of Flavobacterium sp. CFS9 DNA.
CGAATCACCGTTTCCAAAATACCAAACGGCTTTTTTATCTGATATTAAAGTACTGTCGTTTACTTTAAAAGATAACTCCTCGTTTAATTCATACTGGTGATTACTGTTGTCATCAACAATCGAAAAATCAAGATTACTTAATCGTTTATTATAAGGAAATAGCAGTGCTATTATCACTAAAATTACCGCAATGCAAGACAAAAGGATAACTACTGTTCTGTTTTTAATGTTCATTTTTAAAATTTGCTTTACATTCGTTAAGACTTGTCTGTACAAGAGTATCGTTCTTTTTCACCGTACTTTCTTCCAGGTTTATCTCTAAAAAAACATTTAATAAGTTCCCGCCGATTAAGCAAAAATTATAAGACGAATGAAATTCGTTGTCTTTATAAAGCTGTTTGTACTCTGAAATATTTCTTTTTACTTCATCGATACGCTGTACCTGATTAATGTCGTATTTAATCGTATCAATGGTTTTGAAAATCAACTTCGATTTATTGGCATAGTCTACCTTAATCTTCTGCATTTTTTCATAATCATTAATTCTGTTCAGCATATCCGTATTATTAAAATCCGGTGTCTTCAGTAAAAACTTGGTAAGACCAATAAAAATGACACAGGCGCTAATGATAAATAATAAATTGAACTTTGCTTTCTTCCAGTAGGTTTCATCAAAAATTATCGCCTTCTTCATGATTTGGTGCTGTTTTTTTTATTTTCCAGTTTATGTTTTTCAATACAATTTTTAAGCTGATTGCTTTTGATTTCGTAGCTTGTCGCTGCTTCTTTCAAAACATCAATTTTAGTTTGTATGCGCTGCAATTCAACCAAAAGTTCTTCATACAAACCGAAAGAATTGGTCAGATTTGTTTTTGATTTTTGAATCTCATTGTTGATTGCAAATCTTTTTTCGTTGATCAGGGACTGAAGGTTTTTACGCTCGTTTAAAGTTCTGTCTTTAAATCTTAAGTCATTGATTTCGATCAGAATTTCACCCAGAAGCAAGTTCATTTCGCCCTGTTTTACTGCAATATCATTGTAGTATTTGTGTTTTTGCTCTAACTCGGCAGCACCTTTGTTTGCAGTTATCAGCGTAATATAAAGACAACCGAAAATAAAAGCAGACGTTGTAAAAAAGAGGATTAAAAACTTGCGTTTTTTAGTCGCTATTTTAGGAGAATTAAGTGGTTTCATAGCGCTTTATTTAATCTAATATTGACCATGTATTGCTCTTTGGTGCTGCCACTTTCGTTTCTTCACTAATTACAATGTTCTCTTTTCTGATTCCGATATACTCCAATTCGCTTAATTTTTGCCATAAGCGCTTTAAAATCCCCAAAAACTGATTCAGTTTTTCAAGCGTTTGTGCGATATCGTTGTGGTCGTATACAGCACTTTTTGCTTCAAACAATACACTTAACAACTCTGAAGGTTTTACATCAATCCATT
It encodes the following:
- the tssO gene encoding type VI secretion system TssO → MKKAIIFDETYWKKAKFNLLFIISACVIFIGLTKFLLKTPDFNNTDMLNRINDYEKMQKIKVDYANKSKLIFKTIDTIKYDINQVQRIDEVKRNISEYKQLYKDNEFHSSYNFCLIGGNLLNVFLEINLEESTVKKNDTLVQTSLNECKANFKNEH